From a single Tachypleus tridentatus isolate NWPU-2018 chromosome 6, ASM421037v1, whole genome shotgun sequence genomic region:
- the LOC143251787 gene encoding uncharacterized protein LOC143251787 produces the protein MLRRKGRKTIPSQLMRETVPETELDDSNNLKGKLKFAQSLNQGVSFKTDESLATPYFRNMACERNDTQVLNKKINQTIAEEELPDGSCFSRVVKLKTSAPAGPSSASLHPCEYVGSFLVAGSDQASRAEFVRIQLENLRGRPLRRLAAWRGRWPSQTTLSLAWALALSDDSQLGVGVGPLRRFSAWRGRWPSQTILSLAWALALSDDSQLGVGVGPLRRLSARRGRWPS, from the exons ATGCTTAGACGGAAAGGCAGGAAAACAATTCCCAGCCAACTGATGCGCGAAACTGTTCCTGAAACTGAACTTGATGATAGTAACAATCTTAAAGGAAAGCTCAAATTTGCACAGTCTTTAAATCAAGGTGTATCATTTAAGACCGATGAATCCTTGGCAACTCCTTATTTCAGAAACATGGCGTGTGAGAGGAACGATACACaggtattaaacaaaaaaattaatcagACAATCGCTGAGGAAGAGCTACCTGATGGGTCGTGCTTCAGCCGCGTAGTAAAATTAAAAACCTCGGCCCCCGCTGGGCCAAGTTCAGCGTCTTTGCATCCATGTGAG TATGTGGGAAGTTTCTTAGTGGCCGGAAGTGACCAAGCATCACGTGCCGAGTTTGTACGGATTCAACTCGAGAACTTGCGG GGCAGGCCTCTCAGACGACTCGCAGCTTGGCGTGGGCGTTGGCCCTCTCAGACGACTCTCAGCTTGGCGTGGGCGTTGGCCCTCTCAGACGATTCTCAGCTTGGCGTGGGCGTTGGCCCTCTCAGACGATTCTCAGCTTGGCGTGGGCGTTGGCCCTCTCAGACGATTCTCAGCTTGGCGTGGGCGTTGGCCCTCTCAGACGATTCTCAGCTTGGCGTGGGCGTTGGCCCTCTCAGACGACTCTCAGCTAGACGTGGGCGTTGGCCCTCTTAA